One segment of Candidatus Ozemobacteraceae bacterium DNA contains the following:
- a CDS encoding diguanylate cyclase yields MSLFRLFSFGIRLKLTLIILLTALVPVGFLGMQAFNEQKRVITEEVTRSHREVSNVLAHGIYENLEYTRRLLTAISDLDTIKNLRPVEAGDFFAALVKYYPFFKLIYLVDSDKKIIATTNQGAALPADWRFTNVIKRTYQGSLSDVYTSPEGNPCMTLEAVIKSQEKGVIGVLIAEVDLIYIKDLLKNALKLSKSQGLVLDEAGAVIARSSDEVKTLAISVTEAVDNDVSGVRTIGSERYLITAISLKKFDFYQAPNWTIILQIPEGEAFKAAYELRERIIRLLMLTAFAALILAVLLANSFVAPLLNLIEGARHIGRGDFGHSITPNSQDEIGELTSTFDEMRVNLRQTKEDLDYRITQLSTLYEVGKAISSILDFTQLQHMILETVVRVIKAEKGSLMLVDDAEKTLSIGVAIGLAEDVQKETRIGIGEPVAGWVVESGQPLFVEDVESDHAFLAIKKGAIQRGTLMSVPLKAKDKLLGVLNVSRSIPRSFSKKDFELFLNLSNQAAIAIENARLYRYAVTDEMTKLYNHRYFQQRLDEELQRADRYESRVSLIILDVDHFKKFNDTYGHPEGDRVLKTVARLLEKSVREVDIPARYGGEEFVVICPEKDGEGAMTPANRIRTAIEEFDFRIAGQHVPITVSLGVASYPDHARTKGELIICSDTALYYSKETGRNRATLYSAGMKSDEMLEKKKKKKEEKDRDKA; encoded by the coding sequence ATGAGTCTTTTTCGGCTGTTTTCGTTCGGCATACGTCTGAAACTGACCCTGATCATCCTGCTGACGGCCTTGGTTCCGGTCGGGTTCCTCGGCATGCAGGCGTTCAACGAGCAGAAGCGCGTGATCACCGAGGAAGTGACCCGAAGCCACCGGGAGGTTTCGAACGTTCTCGCCCACGGGATCTACGAAAATCTGGAGTATACGAGGCGTCTCCTGACAGCGATCTCCGATCTCGATACGATCAAGAACCTGCGCCCCGTCGAGGCCGGCGATTTTTTCGCGGCGCTCGTCAAATACTACCCGTTCTTCAAGCTGATCTACCTGGTCGACTCGGACAAGAAGATCATCGCCACGACGAATCAGGGTGCCGCGCTTCCGGCCGACTGGCGATTCACCAACGTCATCAAGCGCACCTACCAGGGGTCTCTCTCGGACGTCTACACGTCGCCGGAAGGCAATCCCTGCATGACGCTCGAAGCCGTGATCAAGAGCCAGGAAAAGGGCGTCATCGGAGTTCTGATCGCCGAAGTCGACCTGATCTACATCAAAGATCTTCTCAAGAACGCGCTCAAGCTGTCGAAGTCGCAGGGACTGGTTCTCGACGAAGCCGGCGCCGTCATCGCGCGATCGTCGGATGAGGTAAAAACCCTCGCCATTTCCGTGACGGAGGCTGTCGACAACGACGTTTCCGGCGTCCGAACCATCGGAAGCGAACGCTATCTGATCACCGCGATCTCGCTGAAAAAGTTCGATTTCTACCAGGCCCCGAACTGGACCATCATCCTCCAGATCCCCGAAGGGGAGGCGTTCAAAGCCGCTTACGAACTTCGCGAGCGCATCATCAGGCTTCTGATGCTGACCGCGTTCGCGGCCCTGATCCTTGCGGTGCTGCTCGCGAACTCGTTCGTCGCGCCGCTGCTCAACCTCATCGAAGGCGCCCGGCACATTGGGCGGGGCGATTTCGGCCACTCGATCACGCCGAACTCCCAGGATGAGATCGGCGAACTGACCTCGACGTTCGACGAGATGCGGGTGAACCTGCGCCAGACCAAGGAGGACCTCGATTACCGCATCACCCAGCTATCCACGCTCTACGAGGTGGGAAAGGCCATCAGTTCGATCCTCGATTTCACCCAGCTCCAGCACATGATTCTCGAAACGGTCGTTCGCGTCATCAAGGCGGAAAAAGGCTCGCTCATGCTCGTGGACGACGCCGAGAAGACCCTGTCGATCGGCGTCGCCATCGGACTCGCCGAAGACGTGCAGAAGGAAACCCGCATCGGTATCGGCGAGCCGGTCGCAGGATGGGTCGTTGAGTCCGGCCAGCCGCTGTTCGTCGAAGATGTCGAAAGCGATCACGCGTTTCTCGCCATCAAGAAAGGGGCCATCCAGCGCGGCACCCTCATGTCGGTGCCGCTCAAGGCGAAGGATAAACTGCTCGGCGTCCTGAACGTTTCGCGGTCGATTCCCCGTAGCTTCAGCAAGAAGGATTTCGAGCTGTTCCTGAATCTGTCCAACCAGGCCGCGATCGCGATCGAAAACGCCCGGCTGTATCGATACGCCGTCACGGATGAAATGACTAAATTATATAATCATAGATATTTTCAACAACGCCTCGACGAGGAGCTCCAGCGCGCCGACCGCTATGAGAGTCGTGTTTCGCTCATCATTCTCGATGTCGATCATTTCAAGAAATTCAACGACACGTACGGACATCCCGAAGGCGACCGGGTGCTCAAGACCGTCGCCCGCCTCCTCGAGAAGAGCGTGCGCGAGGTCGACATTCCGGCCCGGTACGGCGGCGAAGAGTTCGTCGTCATCTGTCCCGAGAAGGACGGGGAAGGCGCCATGACCCCGGCAAACCGCATCAGGACGGCCATCGAGGAGTTCGACTTCCGCATCGCCGGCCAGCACGTCCCGATCACGGTCTCGCTCGGCGTCGCCAGCTATCCCGACCACGCCAGAACGAAAGGCGAGCTGATCATCTGCTCCGACACCGCTCTCTACTACTCGAAAGAGACCGGGCGAAACCGCGCCACGCTGTACAGCGCGGGCATGAAAAGCGACGAGATGCTCGAAAAGAAGAAAAAGAAAAAAGAGGAAAAGGACCGCGACAAGGCATGA
- the asrA gene encoding anaerobic sulfite reductase subunit AsrA has protein sequence MGSGQDSGRPFSFRLAAEEFATWLEHLSETHDLFGPVRRQGRGRFSETDIIRYGTFRKAADIVWNRKSDGSPKEVVFPPSETMLEFSGEETRLPSPPFDRPALVFLRACDIHGIDRLDAIFLVNGPHADPYYLRRRERVRFVLMECLKPFENCFCKAMGTNRTDAWHAAARLETDGSFTLVMRSDDLRSAVPGSAEPAEYDPRGVENDAVAVRLPDPERLEKAVRERDFFHHELWDQYHTRCIACGRCNTSCVTCSCFAVQDVAFSEDERLGERRRVWTGCHLDRFADMAGGHRIREKFGDRMRFRVMHKIHDFKRRLGRPMCVGCGRCDDQCPQYISFSTCINRVADAVAREPQA, from the coding sequence ATGGGTTCAGGGCAGGATTCCGGCAGGCCGTTTTCCTTTCGTCTGGCGGCGGAGGAGTTCGCTACATGGCTGGAACATCTCTCTGAGACCCACGATCTTTTCGGACCGGTCCGACGACAAGGCCGCGGCCGTTTTTCCGAAACAGATATCATCCGGTATGGCACGTTCAGGAAGGCCGCCGACATCGTCTGGAACCGCAAATCAGACGGTTCTCCGAAGGAAGTCGTGTTTCCGCCTTCCGAAACGATGCTGGAGTTTTCCGGCGAGGAAACGCGTTTGCCGTCGCCGCCTTTCGACCGGCCGGCTCTCGTCTTTCTGCGCGCGTGCGACATTCACGGCATAGACCGACTGGACGCGATCTTTCTCGTCAACGGCCCCCACGCCGATCCCTACTATCTCCGCCGACGCGAACGGGTGAGGTTCGTTCTCATGGAGTGCCTGAAGCCGTTCGAAAACTGCTTCTGCAAGGCCATGGGAACGAACAGGACGGATGCCTGGCATGCGGCGGCTCGCCTGGAGACGGACGGTTCGTTCACCCTCGTCATGCGTTCCGACGATCTTCGCTCCGCCGTTCCCGGCTCCGCCGAGCCGGCGGAATATGATCCGCGCGGGGTCGAGAACGACGCCGTCGCCGTTCGCCTCCCCGATCCGGAGCGTCTCGAGAAGGCCGTCAGGGAACGTGACTTTTTCCATCACGAGCTGTGGGATCAATATCATACGCGATGCATTGCATGCGGCAGGTGCAACACGAGCTGCGTCACCTGTTCCTGCTTTGCGGTCCAGGACGTGGCGTTTTCCGAAGACGAACGCCTTGGCGAGCGCCGGAGGGTCTGGACGGGCTGTCATCTCGATCGGTTCGCCGACATGGCCGGCGGTCACAGGATTCGCGAAAAGTTCGGCGACCGGATGCGTTTCCGAGTGATGCACAAGATCCATGATTTCAAGCGTCGTCTGGGGCGCCCGATGTGCGTCGGTTGCGGCCGCTGCGACGATCAATGCCCCCAATACATCTCGTTTTCGACCTGTATCAACCGGGTGGCCGACGCCGTGGCCCGAGAGCCGCAGGCATGA
- a CDS encoding ferritin family protein has product MMPNLSVDDLFATAIEFERNGASFYARAAASAAGRPHAALLLRLAAMEQMHEKRFDALRRTLSEEPAVPFEPPEEKALYLKAMADTRVFPVSGPIPEALARANGLIEALRYAIDREKDSVVFYSTMQEFVPLRQGREQIEIIIAEELGHIHLLTAELAKLATERN; this is encoded by the coding sequence ATGATGCCGAACCTGAGCGTCGACGACCTGTTCGCCACGGCAATCGAGTTCGAGCGAAACGGCGCCTCGTTCTATGCCAGGGCTGCCGCTTCCGCGGCGGGACGCCCCCATGCAGCTCTTCTGCTGAGGCTGGCCGCGATGGAGCAGATGCACGAAAAACGGTTCGACGCTCTCCGCCGGACCCTGTCGGAAGAACCTGCGGTTCCCTTCGAGCCACCGGAGGAAAAAGCCCTGTATCTCAAGGCGATGGCCGACACGCGGGTGTTTCCGGTTTCGGGCCCGATTCCTGAAGCACTCGCACGTGCGAACGGGCTCATCGAGGCGCTCAGATACGCCATCGACCGGGAAAAGGACTCGGTCGTCTTCTACTCGACGATGCAGGAGTTCGTTCCGCTCCGCCAAGGCAGAGAGCAGATTGAGATCATCATCGCCGAGGAACTCGGACATATCCATCTGCTGACCGCCGAACTCGCAAAACTCGCGACGGAGCGGAACTGA